The genomic region ATCCGGCACGCTCCTATCTGCTCGGTCGCGGCGGCTGACCTCCCGCAAGGCAACGCTGATGAAAATCGCCATACTCTCCCGCAACCGCACGCTCTATTCGACACGCCGACTGGTGGAGGCCGCCCAGCAGCGTGGACATGAGGTGCGGGTGCTCGATGTGCTGCGCTGCTACATGAACATCACCTCGCTGCGCCCGAGCATCCACTACAAGGCCGAGGCGCTGGAGGGCTTCGATGCGGTGATCCCGCGAATCGGCGCTTCGGTCACCTTCTATGGTGCAGCCGTGCTGCGGCAATTCGAGGTGATGGGGGTCTATCCGCTCAACGAATCGGTGGCCATCAGCCGCGCACGCGACAAGCTGCGTTCTCTGCAACTGCTGGCACGCGAAGGGGTGGGGCTGCCAGTGACCGGTTTCGCCCACTCACCGGACGACATTCACGATCTGCTCGACGAAGTGGGCGGTGCACCACTGATCATCAAGCTGCTCGAAGGAACCCAAGGCATCGGGGTGGTGCTGGCCGAGACCCAGCAGACCGCCGAAAGCCTGATCCAGGCTTTCATGGGGCTGAAGACCGACATTCTGGTGCAGGAGTACATCGCCGAGGCCGAAGGGGCCGACATTCGCTGCTTCGTGATCGGCGACGAGGTGGTGGCGGCCATCAAGCGACAGGCCAAACCGGGCGAGTTCCGCTCCAACCTGCACCGCGGCGGCCGTGCCACCCTGGTCGAGTTGACCGACGAAGAGCGCGCCCTGGCAATCAGGTCGGCGCGGATCATCGGCCTCAACACCTGCGGTGTGGACATTCTGCGTGCCCGGCGTGGCCCGCTGGTGATGGAGGTGAACGCCTCTCCCGGTCTCGAAGGGATAGAGCAGGCCACCGGGCTCGACATCGCCGGCATGATGATCGGCTTCGTCGAACGGCATGCCCGGCCCCACCGGACCGGGACCCAGGGTCAGGGATAGCGCACCGCCCTCCCCGACCCTGCCATTTTCCTTTACTGGGCCGGCGTCTCGCTGTCGCCACCACGCACCCCGAGCCGCTCCTGCAGCGCCGGGCTGGTGGTGGTGTACTGCAGGTGCACCTTCTTGCCGGGCTGCAACCGCTCCTTGATCGCAAAGGCAGCCAGCGCGGTCTCGTGAAAGCCGCTCAGAATCAGCTTTTTCTTGCCCGGATAGCTGTTGATGTCACCCACCGCGAAGATGCCCGGCACATTGGTCTGGAACTTTTCGGTGTCGACCACCACCTGCTTGCGGACGATCTCCAGCCCCCACTCCCCGATCGGGCCCAGATTCGGGGTCAGCCCCAGCAGTGCCAGAATGTGGTCACACTCGATCCACTCCGGCTCGCCCTGCCCACTTTTGAGCGCCACCCGCTTCAGCTGGGTGCCATCGGCCTCGAAATCGGCCACCACCGCCACCTTGAAATTCATCTTGCCGGCCGCGCAGAGTTCATGCATCTGATTGACCGAGTTGGGCTGGGCGCGAAACTCGTTGCGACGGTGAATCAACGTCAGCGACTGCGCCTGGTCGCAAAGGCTCAGGGTCCAGTCGAGCGCCGAATCGCCACCGCCGACCACCAGCAGCCGCTTGCCATGGTGCCGGGCAGGATCCTTCACCCGATAGAAAAGCGAATGGTCGAGCAGCCGGTCGATGCCAGGCACCTCGACCTGCACCGGCTGGAACGAGCCGACCCCACCGGCGATGATCACATTGCCGGCGATGAACTGGGTGCCAGCGCTGGTGCCGACATCGAAACGGCCATCCTCACGCTGTTGCACCTTGTTGACCTCCTGCCCCAAATGGAAGGTCGGCGAAAAGGGTCTGATCTGCTCCATCAGCCGGTCGATCAACTCCTGGGCGCCACAGATCGGCAGCGCCGGAATGTCATAGATCGGCTTGTCGGGGTAGAGCTCCGAGCACTGTCCACCCACCTGGGGCAGCGATTCGATGACATGAGCACGGATATCCAGCAGACCGAGTTCAAACACCTGAAACAGACCGACGGGACCGGCACCAACGATCACGGCATCGGTTTCAATGGGAGACGACATCGACAAACTACCTCCTGAACAGGGCGCGAGTGCGCCTTGGGTTAATGCAGGGCGTCAGTATGGAGAATTGCCACCGTGATTCAACACTCCGGCATATTGATCCGGCTCAATGATCTGCTTTAAAGTCGAAAAGTTAATAGCTATCCACCTGCACAACGAACGGGAACATCGCCCATGAATTTCGAAGGCACCCAATCCTACGTCGCCACCAAGGATCTGCAGATGGCGGTCAACGCCGCCATCCGGCTGCAACGCCCACTGCTGATCAAGGGTGAACCCGGTACCGGCAAGACCATGCTGGCCGAAGAGGTGGCTGAGGCACTCAAGCTGCCGATCATCAAATGGCACATCAAATCGACCACCAAGGCGCAGCAGGGGCTCTATGAATACGACGCCGTGTCGCGGCTGCGCGACTCGCAACTGGGTGAGGCGCGGGTGCATGACATCTCCAACTACATCGTCAAGGGCAAGCTGTGGGAGGCGTTCGACGCCGACCAGCAGGTGGTGCTGCTGATCGATGAGATCGACAAGGCCGACATCGAATTTCCCAATGACCTGCTGCTCGAACTCGACCGGATGGAGTTCTACGTCTACGAGACCCAGCAGCGGGTGGTGGCACGCAGGCGGCCGATCGTGATCATCACCAGCAACAACGAAAAAGAGCTGCCCGACGCCTTTCTGCGCCGCTGCTTCTTCCACTACATCTCCTTCCCCGACCGTGAAACGATGATCCAGATCGTCAAGGTGCACTACCCGGAGATCAAGCAGGAGTTGGTGAAAGAGGCCCTGGAAATTTTCTTCGATGTGCGCACCGTGCCTGGACTGAAGAAAAAACCCTCGACCTCCGAACTGATCGACTGGCTCAAGCTGCTGATGGCCGACGACATGCCCGAGGAGGTGCTGAAGAACAAGGATGCCGCCAAGGCCATCCCGCCGCTCTATGGTGCACTGGTCAAGAATGAGCAGGATGTGCACCTGCTCGAACGGCTGGCCTTCATGCACCGTCGCCAGAGCCGGGGCTGAGCCGTGCTCATCGACTTCTTCATGGCCTTGAAGCGCAGCAACATTCCAGTGTCGCTGCGCGAATACATGGATCTGCTCGAAGCGATGAGCGCCCGGCTGGTCTATGGCGATCTCGATGAATTCTACTACCTGAGCCGTGCGATCATGGTGAAGGACGAGACCCATTTCGACCGTTTCGATGTCGCCTTCGGCCGCTACTTCAAGGGGCTCGAAACCCTCGAGGGCATCATCGCCGCGTTCATTCCCGAAGAGTGGCTGCGCAAGGCCTTCGAGGAGTCGCTGACCCCCGAGGAGCGGGCGAAGATCGAGTCGCTCGGCGGACTGGAAAAACTGATCGAGGAGTTCAAGAAGCGACTCGAAGAGCAGAAGGAGCGGCATGAGGGGGGCAACAAGTGGATCGGCACCGGCGGCACCTCGCCGTTCGGCGCCCAGGGCTACAACCCGGAAGGAATTCGCATCGGCCAGGATGGAAACCGCAACTTCCGCGCCGCCAAGGTGTGGGAGACCCGTCAGTTCAAGGATCTGGACGACACCGTCGAACTGGGCACCCGCGACATCAAGATGGCGCTGCGCCGGCTGCGCAGGTTCGCCCGCAGCGGTGCCGAAGTGGAGCTCGATCTCGATGAGACCATCGATGCCACCGCCAAGCGTGGCGGCCTGCTCGACCTCAAGTTCGTTCCCGAACGGCACAACGCGGTCAAGGTGCTGATCTTCTTCGACGTCGGCGGCTCCATGGATCCCTACGTGCGAATCTGCGAAGGGCTGTTCTCGGCGGTACGCACCGAGTTCAAACATCTGGAGTATTTCTACTTCCACAACTTCATCTATGAATCGGTGTGGAAGAGCAACACCCGGCGGATGCATGAGCGCACCGCCACCTGGGATCTGCTGCACAAGTTCTCGTCAGACTACAAGGTGATTTTCGTCGGTGATGCCGCCATGGCCCCCTACGAGATCACCAACATCGGCGGCAGCATCGAACACAACAACGAGGAGTCCGGCGCCACCTGGATGCAACGCGTCGTCGAGACCTACGAGCGGGTGATCTGGCTCAACCCACAGGCGCAGGACACCTGGGATTACTCCAACAGCGTGCAGATGGTCAATCAACTGCTCGATGGGCGGATGTTTCCGCTCACGCTGCGCGGGCTTGACGAAGGGGTCTCCTACCTCGGCAAGTAGCTGATCCGGCCGATGTGCGTCTGCACCAGTATTGGGTGGTTGCCGTTCAATCGGCCTGCAGATCGAGCCAGCGCAGCGCCTCGTCGAGGCTGTCGGTCACCATCACATTCAACCCCCGATTGATCGCGACCGTTTCTCCAAAACGGCCAGGATCCAGCCGATTTGCGGCGCCGACATAGGCAATGCGGGCCCGGTTTGAAGCGAACGGCAGTTTGCTCGACTCATCGGCAGCAAACTCTATCCAAGAGAAACGCTCGGCCAGCGTCCGCGCACCCACCACCTGTCGACAGTCAAGCAGACATTTCGAGCTTGAATGCTCGACCAGCGCAGCGATGATGGCCAGACTCATTGCCTTCATGCCGGCAACTGAAAACTCTCCAACTGCCCTGACATGCAGGTAATGCTCTTTCGGGGTGATCTCTACTTTCATGCGCTTCCTGTTTCGACACCCAGCCAGCGCAATGCCTCGTCGAGACTGTCGGTCGCCACGACGTTCACGCCCCGGTTGACGGCCACGGTTTCACCAAAGCGCCCTGGATCGAGAAAAGGCTCCGAAGCGACAAAGGCAAATCGGGTCTGGCGCTGGATCGCTGGCAAGTCTTCGATCAGTCGCGCGGTGAACCTTGGCCATTCGAACCGCTCGTTCAGGGTTGGCGAGCCGGTCACCTGGCTACAATCGATCAGGCAGCTCGCCCGCGGATGTTGCTGGAGTGCGGCAAACATCGCCCGGCTCATGGCGTTCATCTCATCGAGCGAATAGTGTCCGCTCGCCCTGACATGCAGAAATTTTTCTTTCAGAACGATTTCAACATCCATTTTTGAAAACGACTCCGCCCAAAGATCACCCGGGGTTGATCAGGCAAAGCGGCAGTGCGGTGAAAACTGCCGGCGCAGAAATTCCATCTGGTCACCACGTACCCGGCCGCTGTTCTCGAGTGCCAGATATTCTGCCCAGTTGGGGCGATAGGGCAGCGCCAGCAGCTCCATGCGCGCCTCATGCAGCAGACGATCGCCCTTGCCCTGATTGCAACTGCGGCAGGCGGTGACCACGTTGGTCCACTCATCCCGTCCGCCGCGGGACGTCGGCACCAGGTGATCGCGGGTCAGCAGCCGATCGGAGAGCGACTTGCCGCAGTAGAGACAGAGATTCTGGTCGCGCCGGAACAGTCCACGGTTGGTCAGCGGCGGTTCATATTGGCATGGATCGTGGATTTTGCCGCGGCAGGCGATGATGCTGTGCAGTTCGAGGCGACTGCGGCGCTGGCTCAGGCGCGAGATTCCACCGCGCAGGGTGCAGACCACCTCGCCCAGCGTCCAGCCCACCAGATCACGGGCATACAATGAGACCGCCTCCTGCCAAGTCAGCCATTCGATCGGCTGCCCGGCCAGATTCAGCCGCAGAATTCGCTCACCCGACAGGACTGGCGATGACGATTGGGCCAATGCCTCCTCCTGAGCAACCAACGGATTCGGTGCACCATGGCCGATGAAGATGACGACAGGATTTCGCCACACCCCGGCTCGACCGCTCCGAGGCTACTCCACTGTCTGCGGTGATGCAATGCCATCACTCCTGCCGGGGAATGAGACGCCCGAGCAGCTCGAGCCACAGGGCGCGATAGGCTTCACCGGCCGGACGGCGCGGCGCATAGGCCAGCACCGGTTCGCGCAGCACGCCCATGTTCTCGATGTCGACGGTGAAGGGAATGGTGCTCTGCAGCAGTTGCGGAAACTCCGCACGCAAGCGTGCCATGGTGTCGGCATGCAGTCGCTTGTGAGGCTGCACCATTGAGAAGAACGGCAGCAGCCGATCGACATCGAGCTTCTGTTTCGCGACGAAATGCAGCAGAAGCCGCAGGGTGCGCTCCGACAGGGTGGTGGGAATCACCGGCACAAGGACCACATCGGCCGCCCGAAAGATGTTCTCCGACAGCAGACCGATGTTGGC from Pseudomonadales bacterium harbors:
- a CDS encoding MoxR family ATPase — encoded protein: MNFEGTQSYVATKDLQMAVNAAIRLQRPLLIKGEPGTGKTMLAEEVAEALKLPIIKWHIKSTTKAQQGLYEYDAVSRLRDSQLGEARVHDISNYIVKGKLWEAFDADQQVVLLIDEIDKADIEFPNDLLLELDRMEFYVYETQQRVVARRRPIVIITSNNEKELPDAFLRRCFFHYISFPDRETMIQIVKVHYPEIKQELVKEALEIFFDVRTVPGLKKKPSTSELIDWLKLLMADDMPEEVLKNKDAAKAIPPLYGALVKNEQDVHLLERLAFMHRRQSRG
- the rimK gene encoding 30S ribosomal protein S6--L-glutamate ligase, which translates into the protein MKIAILSRNRTLYSTRRLVEAAQQRGHEVRVLDVLRCYMNITSLRPSIHYKAEALEGFDAVIPRIGASVTFYGAAVLRQFEVMGVYPLNESVAISRARDKLRSLQLLAREGVGLPVTGFAHSPDDIHDLLDEVGGAPLIIKLLEGTQGIGVVLAETQQTAESLIQAFMGLKTDILVQEYIAEAEGADIRCFVIGDEVVAAIKRQAKPGEFRSNLHRGGRATLVELTDEERALAIRSARIIGLNTCGVDILRARRGPLVMEVNASPGLEGIEQATGLDIAGMMIGFVERHARPHRTGTQGQG
- a CDS encoding NAD(P)/FAD-dependent oxidoreductase — its product is MSSPIETDAVIVGAGPVGLFQVFELGLLDIRAHVIESLPQVGGQCSELYPDKPIYDIPALPICGAQELIDRLMEQIRPFSPTFHLGQEVNKVQQREDGRFDVGTSAGTQFIAGNVIIAGGVGSFQPVQVEVPGIDRLLDHSLFYRVKDPARHHGKRLLVVGGGDSALDWTLSLCDQAQSLTLIHRRNEFRAQPNSVNQMHELCAAGKMNFKVAVVADFEADGTQLKRVALKSGQGEPEWIECDHILALLGLTPNLGPIGEWGLEIVRKQVVVDTEKFQTNVPGIFAVGDINSYPGKKKLILSGFHETALAAFAIKERLQPGKKVHLQYTTTSPALQERLGVRGGDSETPAQ
- a CDS encoding STAS/SEC14 domain-containing protein produces the protein MDVEIVLKEKFLHVRASGHYSLDEMNAMSRAMFAALQQHPRASCLIDCSQVTGSPTLNERFEWPRFTARLIEDLPAIQRQTRFAFVASEPFLDPGRFGETVAVNRGVNVVATDSLDEALRWLGVETGSA
- a CDS encoding HNH endonuclease is translated as MEWLTWQEAVSLYARDLVGWTLGEVVCTLRGGISRLSQRRSRLELHSIIACRGKIHDPCQYEPPLTNRGLFRRDQNLCLYCGKSLSDRLLTRDHLVPTSRGGRDEWTNVVTACRSCNQGKGDRLLHEARMELLALPYRPNWAEYLALENSGRVRGDQMEFLRRQFSPHCRFA
- a CDS encoding AAA family ATPase encodes the protein MKVIACYSIKGGVGKTATAVNLAHAAATSGYRTLLVDLDPQAAATFYFRIKAPEEKKVPRWFRTGQDLQQAIRGSDYPRLDLLPADLGYRDSEAMLAGMKRSDKQLRKRLKEVTDGYDMVLIDSPANIGLLSENIFRAADVVLVPVIPTTLSERTLRLLLHFVAKQKLDVDRLLPFFSMVQPHKRLHADTMARLRAEFPQLLQSTIPFTVDIENMGVLREPVLAYAPRRPAGEAYRALWLELLGRLIPRQE
- a CDS encoding VWA domain-containing protein, with translation MLIDFFMALKRSNIPVSLREYMDLLEAMSARLVYGDLDEFYYLSRAIMVKDETHFDRFDVAFGRYFKGLETLEGIIAAFIPEEWLRKAFEESLTPEERAKIESLGGLEKLIEEFKKRLEEQKERHEGGNKWIGTGGTSPFGAQGYNPEGIRIGQDGNRNFRAAKVWETRQFKDLDDTVELGTRDIKMALRRLRRFARSGAEVELDLDETIDATAKRGGLLDLKFVPERHNAVKVLIFFDVGGSMDPYVRICEGLFSAVRTEFKHLEYFYFHNFIYESVWKSNTRRMHERTATWDLLHKFSSDYKVIFVGDAAMAPYEITNIGGSIEHNNEESGATWMQRVVETYERVIWLNPQAQDTWDYSNSVQMVNQLLDGRMFPLTLRGLDEGVSYLGK